One part of the Hydra vulgaris chromosome 01, alternate assembly HydraT2T_AEP genome encodes these proteins:
- the LOC136074217 gene encoding histone-lysine N-methyltransferase SETMAR-like, whose amino-acid sequence MEKFEYRAYIKTRALLGVSAQAISDELVLVHGNQAPKYSTVAKWNTLFKDGRESLEDDPRSGHPRTTNGPWRLCDIITGDESWFYLRQVGHKSANASWVGEGESPRTIVRCDRFQPKNMFYIFFKTTGVVHFGYVEKGDTITSKYYIKKCLKPLICKINKQRPKTGTQNFKFLHDNARPHVTETVTNCLNQAGITIIRHPPYSPDLAPSNYWLFDLIKKNLDDDTDVESQKNLHNEATSKYTQRRGSSTNFPNDQSIYDYKNDNNSFLKKCGLSLFHNKPFI is encoded by the exons atggaaaaatttgaATATCGAGCATATATTAAAACCCGTGCTTTACTTGGAGTTTCAGCACAAGCCATATCCGATGAGTTGGTTTTAGTTCATGGTAACCAAGCTCCAAAATATAGTACAGTTGCCAAGTggaatactttatttaaagatggtaGAGAGAGTCTCGAAGATGATCCTCGCTCAGGGCATCCTCGAACCAC AAACGGCCCATGGAGACTATGTGATATTATTACAGGGGATGAGTCGTGGTTTTATTTGAGACAAGTTGGACACAAGTCGGCTAATGCTAGTTGGGTCGGTGAAGGTGAAAGTCCAAGAACTATAGTAAGATGCGACAGGTTTCAGCCAAAAAACATGTTCTACATCTTCTTCAAAACAACAGGTGTTGTTCATTTTGGTTATGTTGAAAAGGGAGACACCATTActagcaaatattatataaaaaaatgtttgaaacctcttatatgcaaaataaataagcaaagaCCTAAAACAGGCActcaaaatttcaaatttctccATGATAACGCTCGACCCCATGTGACTGAAACCGTCACCAATTGTCTAAACCAAGCTGGAATTACAATAATTCGCCACCCACCATACTCACCAGACTTAGCTCCATCCAATTATTGGCTATTcgacttgataaaaaaaaatcttgatgacGATACCGACGTCGAAAGTCAAAAAAACTTGCATAACGAAGCTACTTCAAAGTATACCCAAAGAAGA gggAGTTCTACGAACTTTCCTAACGACCAAAGTatttatgattataaaaatgataataactcatttttgaaaaagtgtgGCTTGTCATTGTTTCACAATAAGCCCTTCATATAG